A window of Hymenobacter aerilatus contains these coding sequences:
- the trxA gene encoding thioredoxin: MPKKSFSELINSPGMPVLVDFYADWCGPCKTMAPILQQIAQQHQGKLRVIKIDVDRNQAVAQQFRVQSIPTLILFQNGQPVWRQAGVVPAPQLNQTLQSFVNR, encoded by the coding sequence ATGCCCAAAAAGTCTTTTTCCGAGTTGATCAACAGCCCTGGTATGCCGGTGCTGGTTGATTTTTACGCCGATTGGTGCGGTCCGTGCAAAACCATGGCGCCCATTCTGCAACAGATAGCCCAGCAACACCAAGGCAAGCTGCGTGTCATCAAGATTGACGTGGACCGCAACCAGGCGGTGGCCCAGCAGTTTCGGGTGCAGAGCATTCCTACCCTCATCCTGTTTCAGAATGGGCAGCCCGTATGGCGACAGGCCGGGGTGGTACCTGCCCCGCAGCTCAACCAAACGTTGCAGAGTTTTGTGAATCGTTGA
- a CDS encoding AAA family ATPase, with product MKILRVRFFNLNSLRGEHFVDFSTAPLADAGLFAITGPTGAGKTTILDAVTLALYGQVPRHEGSGPEQVMSHGTGESWAEVEFQVNGKTYRSKWGQYRARRKPGGNLQDPKMELSEQPETPNPEAPEKWPILESYKSRVPVRVAELSGLEYRQFLRSVLLAQGDFTRFLKSSPGERAQLLEKITDTRKYSDISVAAFQRAKEEAQRVEQLQTGLAGVALLSAEEVGALEAEAQELTIQLEATTATQEQLREARQWHQKLHDLRQRQHTTQQRQQQLIAQAASLEPLRQRLTLHQQAAPFATDYALLRQAEQQLGQLRGEVGQLQEQLPQLQERRATAEDALHAAREAHTQATAAQAEQEPKLRAAELLDHQLQESQQQLDKGKTEYEEKNEQCKRIKTTAEQATKQANALREQVKDAEKWLLINKVVSELGSELPELAANLQQWTSLRTALGQLEQRLHEAQQRQRKAATEAATQQHATDTARQQHASLSSRYEAAGEARATWLHRLRHHVRGLQQEQEREQQHWDDLRRSLQLQQLVLSHTDTRLLLEAGLPCPVCGATEHPYVAGVLGVSEDSFQRDRQREETLSQRVRALGTRFNRLNTYVTVLEQAGPEPTAAEAPTLQLLPETAEKSAIEEVKALVASLQELRNQLVTADQRVHQASTQYTATTRQQQEYADIASSLAQELADAKDQIGPVQAIIQSQAAYFGLSFAAQNGPTLMEQARGRLVEFDQKTKQLNTAKQELGAVDVAATRAAADQQELQAWLKARKQSLVDLHDAIQQQRRQRHELLPEPNIAHARQQLETALRTADQHRQQAEQQLQQHATTLTLATDKLRQREQDVAKQQQLQVERHATLSAALGAAGLAPDPGILPTLLLPDAEAGNLQSQLRRHEQDVHLAEQTLQETAEQLQQEETRALSIESPETISQQLTTNTQQLATLNQQLGQRQQRLADHRAGVAKHASLVVEIEKQQQEARRWRQLTDLIGSADGKKFSEFAQGLTLARLVDLANRHLHRFTDRYRISRNPQEHLDLLITDHYQADNVRSMNSLSGGESFLVSLALALGLSELAGRKTQIDTLFIDEGFGTLDPDTLDVALSALETLQGTGKTIGIISHVEALKERVSTQINVRKGAGGVSSLRVVGFGEEV from the coding sequence ATGAAAATTCTCCGCGTCCGCTTTTTTAATCTCAACTCCCTGCGCGGGGAGCATTTCGTTGATTTCAGCACTGCGCCCCTAGCTGACGCGGGTTTGTTTGCCATTACTGGCCCCACTGGTGCCGGCAAAACCACCATTCTCGATGCCGTTACGCTGGCGCTCTATGGCCAAGTGCCCCGCCACGAGGGTAGCGGCCCGGAGCAGGTGATGAGCCACGGCACTGGCGAGAGTTGGGCCGAGGTAGAGTTTCAGGTGAACGGCAAAACCTACCGTTCGAAGTGGGGGCAGTACCGTGCCAGGCGCAAGCCCGGTGGCAACCTCCAAGACCCAAAAATGGAGCTGAGCGAGCAGCCCGAAACGCCCAATCCTGAAGCACCAGAGAAATGGCCGATTCTGGAAAGCTACAAGTCGCGGGTGCCCGTGCGCGTAGCCGAGCTAAGCGGGCTGGAATACCGACAGTTTCTGCGTTCGGTGCTACTGGCCCAGGGCGATTTTACGCGGTTTCTGAAATCGAGCCCCGGCGAGCGGGCGCAGTTGTTGGAGAAGATTACTGATACGCGTAAGTACTCCGATATTTCAGTGGCAGCGTTCCAACGGGCTAAGGAAGAAGCCCAGCGGGTAGAGCAACTGCAAACAGGCCTAGCCGGTGTAGCGCTGCTGTCGGCCGAGGAGGTAGGGGCGCTGGAAGCCGAAGCTCAGGAATTGACCATCCAGCTCGAAGCTACTACCGCCACCCAAGAACAGTTGCGTGAAGCTCGCCAGTGGCACCAGAAGCTGCATGACCTGCGCCAGCGCCAGCACACCACCCAGCAGCGCCAGCAGCAACTCATTGCCCAAGCCGCCTCGCTGGAACCACTACGGCAGCGTTTGACGCTGCATCAGCAAGCCGCGCCTTTTGCCACCGACTATGCTTTGCTTCGACAAGCCGAGCAGCAGCTAGGCCAGCTGCGCGGCGAGGTAGGCCAATTGCAAGAGCAGCTACCGCAGCTACAAGAGCGACGCGCTACCGCCGAAGACGCGTTGCATGCTGCCCGCGAGGCCCATACGCAGGCCACTGCCGCCCAAGCAGAGCAGGAACCCAAGCTGCGCGCCGCCGAATTGCTTGATCACCAACTACAGGAGAGTCAACAGCAGCTTGACAAAGGCAAAACAGAATACGAGGAAAAAAACGAGCAGTGCAAGCGCATAAAGACCACGGCTGAGCAGGCCACCAAGCAAGCAAACGCCCTCCGGGAGCAGGTGAAGGATGCTGAGAAGTGGCTTTTGATCAATAAGGTAGTGAGCGAGCTAGGGTCGGAGCTGCCAGAGTTAGCGGCCAATTTGCAGCAGTGGACCAGCCTGCGTACGGCACTTGGACAGCTAGAGCAGCGCCTACACGAAGCCCAACAGCGCCAGCGAAAAGCCGCTACCGAAGCCGCCACGCAACAGCACGCCACTGATACCGCCCGGCAGCAGCACGCCAGCCTGAGCAGCCGCTACGAAGCCGCTGGGGAGGCCCGCGCTACCTGGCTGCACCGCCTGCGCCACCACGTAAGAGGGTTGCAGCAGGAGCAAGAGCGCGAACAGCAGCACTGGGACGACTTGCGGCGCAGTCTGCAATTGCAACAGCTTGTCCTGTCGCATACCGATACGCGCTTGTTGCTGGAAGCTGGTCTACCGTGCCCGGTATGCGGCGCTACCGAGCATCCGTATGTAGCTGGTGTGCTAGGAGTAAGCGAAGACTCCTTCCAGCGTGACCGGCAACGAGAGGAAACGCTTAGCCAGCGGGTGCGGGCGCTGGGCACCCGCTTCAACCGCCTGAACACCTATGTAACAGTATTGGAGCAAGCCGGTCCGGAGCCGACTGCTGCCGAAGCTCCTACCCTGCAGTTGCTGCCCGAAACAGCCGAGAAGAGCGCCATCGAAGAAGTGAAAGCCTTGGTGGCCTCGCTTCAAGAGCTGCGCAATCAGCTGGTGACTGCCGACCAACGGGTGCATCAGGCATCTACCCAGTATACTGCGACCACTCGTCAGCAACAGGAATACGCCGATATAGCCAGCAGCCTGGCGCAGGAGCTGGCCGATGCAAAGGACCAGATAGGCCCCGTGCAGGCCATCATTCAGAGTCAGGCGGCATACTTCGGCTTGTCATTCGCCGCCCAGAATGGACCTACTCTGATGGAGCAGGCTCGTGGGCGCTTAGTGGAGTTTGACCAGAAGACGAAACAGCTCAACACAGCCAAGCAGGAACTTGGGGCCGTGGATGTGGCCGCCACCCGCGCCGCCGCCGACCAGCAGGAGCTACAAGCTTGGCTGAAAGCGCGCAAGCAAAGCCTGGTTGACCTACACGACGCCATCCAGCAACAGCGGCGGCAGCGCCACGAGCTGCTGCCCGAGCCTAATATAGCCCACGCCCGCCAGCAGCTCGAAACGGCCCTCCGCACCGCCGACCAGCATCGCCAGCAGGCCGAGCAACAGCTGCAACAGCACGCCACCACACTCACCTTGGCGACAGATAAGCTGCGCCAGCGCGAGCAAGATGTTGCGAAACAGCAGCAATTGCAAGTCGAGCGTCACGCTACCCTATCGGCGGCGCTGGGTGCGGCCGGCCTCGCGCCCGACCCGGGCATCCTCCCTACCCTGCTCCTACCTGATGCGGAGGCAGGCAACCTGCAAAGCCAGTTGCGCCGCCACGAGCAGGATGTGCACCTAGCTGAGCAAACCCTACAAGAAACCGCCGAGCAACTGCAGCAGGAGGAAACCCGCGCCCTTAGTATAGAGTCGCCGGAAACGATCAGCCAACAGCTCACCACCAACACCCAGCAACTGGCTACTCTCAATCAGCAGTTGGGCCAACGCCAGCAGCGCCTCGCCGACCACCGCGCGGGGGTAGCTAAGCACGCTTCGCTGGTGGTAGAAATTGAAAAGCAGCAGCAGGAAGCCCGGCGCTGGCGCCAGCTCACTGACCTCATCGGCTCAGCCGACGGCAAGAAGTTCAGCGAGTTTGCCCAGGGCCTGACGCTGGCCCGGCTGGTGGATCTGGCGAACCGCCACCTGCACCGCTTCACGGACCGCTACCGCATCAGCCGCAACCCGCAGGAGCACCTCGATCTACTCATCACCGACCACTACCAGGCCGACAACGTGCGCTCCATGAACTCGCTATCGGGTGGAGAAAGCTTCTTGGTGAGCTTGGCGCTGGCCCTGGGCCTCTCGGAACTGGCCGGCCGCAAAACGCAAATCGACACGCTCTTTATCGACGAAGGCTTCGGCACCCTCGACCCCGATACGCTCGACGTGGCCCTATCGGCGCTGGAGACGTTGCAGGGCACGGGCAAAACCATTGGCATCATCTCCCACGTGGAGGCCCTAAAGGAACGCGTGAGCACGCAAATCAACGTGCGCAAGGGCGCAGGCGGCGTAAGCTCGTTGCGGGTGGTAGGATTTGGGGAGGAAGTGTAG
- a CDS encoding NmrA family NAD(P)-binding protein: MPTNLQANSTVPSATIVLAGATGALGLLIAHQLRQRGANVRALVRSSSNLSAEAESLRLQGAEVLEVDYNDSTVLIQACQGADCVVSALSGLRAVIVDAQTQLLNAAVAAGVPRFIPSDYSADFTRLPEGSNRNFDLRWEFQHRLDQAPIQATSILSGMFMDLLTGQAPLIQPGIHRIIYWGDADQPLDFTTMRNTAAYTAATALDPTTPRYLRIAGEVATPRDLQIIATAATGHPYKLLRVGGLGVLETMSRVTKTLLPAKNEVFPPWQGMQYLHNMLSGQAKLSTLDNNRYPGIRWTKVQEVLQKP; encoded by the coding sequence ATGCCTACTAATCTGCAAGCCAATTCTACTGTCCCTTCCGCTACTATCGTGCTGGCTGGCGCTACCGGTGCTCTGGGTCTTCTTATTGCTCATCAGCTTCGCCAGCGAGGCGCTAATGTGCGAGCTTTAGTACGCTCTAGTAGTAATTTGTCGGCCGAGGCCGAGTCGCTGCGCTTGCAGGGAGCCGAGGTGCTGGAGGTTGATTACAACGACTCTACTGTCCTCATACAAGCCTGCCAGGGGGCCGATTGCGTAGTATCAGCGCTGTCGGGACTGCGAGCGGTGATTGTAGATGCTCAAACGCAATTGCTCAACGCGGCTGTGGCAGCTGGTGTACCGCGTTTTATCCCTTCTGATTATTCAGCCGATTTCACCCGCCTACCCGAAGGCTCAAACCGCAATTTCGACCTGCGTTGGGAGTTTCAGCACCGGCTCGATCAGGCACCTATCCAAGCTACCTCCATTCTCAGTGGCATGTTCATGGACCTGCTGACCGGACAGGCACCGCTCATTCAGCCCGGTATTCACCGCATCATCTATTGGGGCGACGCCGACCAGCCCCTGGACTTCACGACCATGCGTAACACGGCGGCCTACACGGCTGCTACCGCCCTTGACCCTACCACACCCCGCTACCTGCGCATTGCCGGCGAGGTAGCCACCCCGCGCGATTTGCAAATCATTGCCACTGCGGCTACCGGCCACCCCTATAAGTTGCTGCGGGTAGGCGGCCTAGGTGTGCTCGAAACCATGAGCAGGGTAACAAAAACACTCTTACCGGCTAAAAACGAGGTGTTTCCGCCATGGCAGGGCATGCAATATCTGCACAACATGCTCAGTGGCCAAGCCAAACTCTCAACGCTGGACAACAACCGTTATCCTGGCATTCGCTGGACGAAGGTGCAAGAGGTGCTGCAAAAGCCATAG
- a CDS encoding HNH endonuclease, with protein MARRRKGIIAKSVPEEPQCALCLRRVGQVTRHHLVPREEGGKYGPVADLCQPCHSTVHLLLPNKTLAQQYGTIEALREAEELQKYLGWIRNNRVERISNRRGKYK; from the coding sequence ATGGCACGTCGTCGGAAAGGAATAATTGCTAAATCTGTGCCGGAAGAGCCACAGTGCGCACTTTGCTTGCGGCGGGTAGGGCAGGTGACGCGCCACCACCTGGTGCCGCGAGAAGAAGGTGGTAAGTATGGGCCAGTGGCCGATTTGTGCCAGCCGTGCCACAGCACCGTGCACCTGTTGCTACCCAACAAAACCTTGGCTCAGCAGTATGGCACCATCGAAGCTCTACGGGAAGCCGAGGAGTTGCAAAAGTACCTGGGCTGGATTCGGAACAATCGGGTAGAGCGAATTTCTAATAGGCGGGGAAAGTATAAATAA
- a CDS encoding DUF6687 family protein, which produces MISSRFFVPFAQLRRQPTILVDSTGLGAALTLAHWRGAATPEPLRDDTSAGSVLRALHQPATPGLEAQAVSANHFDVDGFVGVWSLLNPALALRHEHLLRLVATLGDFREIDWHDPQADHALQLVCWLNAEEKARFYEPFGAPARRRREDEASAEKFEWFLPRFAAVLENPAGECAVWLPEYERIKQAAAIMQSAATTHAPYPEIGLMVVRTPEPLPYYALYGPTAGFDMVLSLYDGQRYEFEYKYTTWIDLESRPTLPRLPLDTLADRLNKLEQTTRRWTHDGVTDTGPLLRLSGKGLTKAQRYADPDQRPLYASSIPAEVIENEVVAFFRRSYASINSRRYWTWTEIRAAAQ; this is translated from the coding sequence ATGATTTCCTCCCGCTTTTTTGTCCCATTTGCGCAGTTGCGGCGGCAGCCTACCATTCTGGTAGATAGCACTGGCCTGGGTGCTGCCCTCACGCTAGCGCACTGGCGTGGTGCGGCCACACCCGAGCCTCTGCGCGACGATACCAGTGCTGGCTCGGTGCTGCGCGCCTTGCACCAGCCCGCCACGCCGGGACTGGAAGCACAAGCCGTATCAGCCAACCACTTTGATGTAGATGGATTTGTAGGCGTGTGGAGTCTGCTGAATCCGGCGCTGGCGCTGCGCCACGAGCACCTGCTGCGCCTGGTGGCTACCCTCGGCGACTTCCGCGAAATCGACTGGCACGACCCGCAAGCCGACCACGCCTTGCAATTGGTATGCTGGCTGAACGCCGAGGAAAAGGCGCGATTTTACGAGCCGTTTGGCGCACCTGCCCGTCGTCGGCGTGAGGACGAGGCTTCGGCCGAAAAGTTTGAATGGTTTCTACCGCGCTTCGCGGCGGTGCTGGAAAACCCAGCGGGCGAGTGTGCTGTGTGGCTGCCTGAGTACGAGCGAATAAAGCAGGCCGCGGCTATCATGCAGAGCGCAGCTACCACACACGCGCCTTATCCTGAAATCGGGCTGATGGTAGTACGCACGCCGGAGCCGCTACCTTACTACGCGCTGTATGGCCCCACAGCAGGTTTCGATATGGTGCTGAGCCTGTACGACGGCCAGCGCTATGAATTCGAGTACAAATACACCACGTGGATTGACCTCGAATCACGTCCTACCTTACCGCGTCTACCGCTTGATACGTTGGCTGACCGTTTGAACAAGTTGGAGCAAACTACCCGTCGCTGGACCCACGATGGCGTTACAGATACAGGTCCGCTACTGCGCCTTTCCGGCAAGGGTCTCACCAAAGCTCAGCGCTACGCCGACCCCGACCAACGCCCGCTGTATGCATCTTCCATCCCCGCCGAGGTAATAGAAAATGAAGTCGTAGCGTTTTTTCGGCGGAGCTATGCCAGCATTAACTCGCGCCGCTATTGGACGTGGACGGAGATACGGGCGGCCGCGCAGTAG
- a CDS encoding ion transporter, producing MDIRPQNNPMHWKQRAYRIIFESDTPAGQAFDTVLLVAIVLSVLTVMLESVAHIAAQHGQFLRAVEWVFTGLFLVEYIIRLVVVRRPLAYALSLLGIIDLLAVLPTLASLAMIGSHYLVVIRTLRLLRVFRIFKLGRFVGEGEFIVDALKASRFKILVFLTAVLTIVIVIGTFMYVVEGGKNGFTSIPQSIYWAIVTLTTVGYGDISPVTVLGRTMASILMILGYAIIAVPTGIVSAQMARPTTDAPTFKQATCHICQANGHRDDAEFCWNCGEKL from the coding sequence ATGGATATACGCCCGCAGAACAACCCAATGCATTGGAAGCAACGTGCGTACCGTATCATCTTCGAGTCGGATACGCCAGCCGGGCAGGCCTTCGACACGGTGCTGCTCGTGGCCATTGTACTGAGCGTACTTACAGTAATGCTGGAAAGCGTGGCGCACATTGCAGCGCAACACGGCCAGTTTTTACGAGCAGTGGAGTGGGTATTCACCGGATTGTTTCTGGTAGAGTACATTATTCGGCTAGTGGTGGTACGCCGGCCCCTGGCCTACGCGCTGAGTTTGCTAGGCATTATTGACCTACTAGCGGTGTTACCCACGCTGGCCTCTTTAGCAATGATTGGCAGCCATTACTTAGTTGTCATTCGCACGTTGCGGCTGCTGCGCGTGTTTCGTATTTTCAAGCTGGGGCGCTTTGTGGGCGAAGGCGAGTTTATTGTGGATGCACTGAAAGCCAGTCGCTTCAAGATTCTAGTGTTTCTAACGGCCGTTTTGACGATTGTGATTGTCATTGGAACGTTCATGTACGTCGTAGAAGGCGGCAAGAACGGTTTTACCAGCATTCCTCAGAGTATCTACTGGGCCATCGTAACGTTGACGACCGTGGGTTACGGCGACATCTCACCGGTCACGGTGCTGGGCCGAACTATGGCCTCTATTCTGATGATTCTGGGCTATGCCATCATTGCTGTGCCCACAGGGATTGTATCAGCCCAAATGGCACGCCCTACCACCGATGCGCCTACCTTCAAGCAGGCAACTTGCCACATATGCCAAGCCAATGGCCACCGCGATGACGCCGAATTCTGTTGGAATTGCGGGGAGAAACTGTAG